One window of the Rhipicephalus sanguineus isolate Rsan-2018 chromosome 2, BIME_Rsan_1.4, whole genome shotgun sequence genome contains the following:
- the LOC119383507 gene encoding uncharacterized protein LOC119383507 has protein sequence MRALAKLGVGSEIMRKHIQFEAMHLADTLASHDGRPLVSFTYAHRSHINSICQFLLGYRYDLDDPRFVPLQEALSSFTLQTAAAPIEHRVVWLRRMLIEPLWPSSVSANRRHKISKLNAVLRELVQKNEETKSTGRSKSYIDLYLEKIREAEKPHDENFTGYLTSDEFREV, from the exons ATGCGAGCATTGGCGAAGCTTGGAGTCGGAAGTGAGATCATGCGGAAGCACATACAG TTTGAAGCCATGCATCTAGCAGACACTTTGGCTTCGCACGATGGTCGTCCACTGGTGAGCTTCACGTACGCGCATAGAAGCCACATCAACTCTATATGCCAGTTCCTGCTGGGATACCGCTACGATTTGGACGATCCGCGGTTCGTCCCGCTGCAGGAGGCTCTGTCCAGCTTTACGCTGCAGACAGCAGCTGCACCTATCGAGCACCGAGTGGTCTGGTTGCGCCGTATGCTGATAGAACCTCTCTGGCCCAGCTCCGTCAGCGCAAACCGCCGCCATAAGATATCCAAACTCAACGCCGTGCTCAG AGAATTAGTTCAGAAGAACGAGGAGACCAAGAGCACTGGACGCTCGAAAAGCTATATCGACCTGTACCTGGAGAAGATCCGCGAAGCGGAGAAACCCCATGATGAGAATTTCACAG
- the LOC119383509 gene encoding E3 ubiquitin-protein ligase BRE1A: MDITPSVQQLLSTMSATVTTKHAKQHGTGCEWTAGETKLLLDYYQQYFSQIGPMKKFKNKKSMFGRIAANITEAVGVPKTGDQCCSRYKTVMRRKRSAAAHNNKSGNSPCDVPFEDEIAKIRWLDDSLEPEELRDSSGIVSIKRPPSRPPSQASSQASTSQASTSQTSTSQEMTSQDSTSQELTSTKKEPEPKKPKLSASRMLEMRHFFDEMSRIQEEKEKKRTERENERRKRHEEKQEHKERIRQEKAKQHEEKMKLLSRFLGLDNE, translated from the exons ATGGATATCACGCCAAGCGTGCAACAGCTATTGTCGACGATGTCTGCTACGGTGACCACAAAGCACGCGAAGCAACACG GTACAGGCTGTGAGTGGACGGCCGGAGAAACAAAGCTGTTGCTCGATTACTACCAGCAGTATTTTTCCCAAATAGGGCCAATGAAGAAGTTTAAAAATAAAAAGTCGATGTTTGGCCGAATTGCGGCCAACATCACAGAGGCTGTTGGAGTGCCTAAAACGGGGGACCAGTGCTGCAGCCGCTATAAAACTGTCATGCGTCGAAAAAGAAGCGCTGCAGCACATAACAACAAATCAGGGAATTCTCCTTGCGACGTTCCCTTCGAAGATGAAATTGCTAAAATACGTTGGCTAGACGATAGCCTTGAGCCAGAAGAGCTTAGGGACAGCTCTGGGATAGTTTCTATTAAAAGACCGCCCAGCCGACCGCCCAGCCAAGCGTCAAGCCAAGCATCAACGAGCCAAGCATCAACGAGCCAAACGTCAACGAGCCAGGAGATGACGAGCCAGGATTCAACTAGCCAGGAGTTGACTAGCACAAAGAAGGAACCTGAGCCCAAAAAGCCGAAACTCTCGGCATCCAGAATGCTGGAAATGAGACATTTCTTTGACGAAATGAGCAGAattcaggaagaaaaagaaaagaaacgaactGAACGCGAGAATGAAAGACGGAAGCGTCATGAAGAAAAGCAAGAACACAAGGAGCGCATTCGGCAAGAAAAAGCAAAACAGCATGAAGAAAAGATGAAGCTATTGAGCCGCTTCCTTGGCTTAGACAATGAATGA
- the LOC119383508 gene encoding putative nuclease HARBI1: protein MADGTDGSATSAKRAALLLLLDSDSSESESSSSDTSDSSDSDSDAEAIAYEREFDRMFRIPAKRPKVVGFIEVVVRQYSDHEFRRHFRLARPVAEKLIAGFAASSMCPSSTHGGVPAKSAEAHVLTFIWYAANKTCMRAVASRFDMSESTVYRVLQRVAEFLMTLGPSVIKFPAELENLTRSFEKVSGMPAVIGCIDGSYVKIQCPANKVASTYCNRHHYLSLTLQAVCDHKRRFLDAFTGTSSKMHDSHVFSLSPLSKKIASVCQGRYHILGDAAYPLREYLLTPYRDYGAMTKQQKGFNFKFSGTRVLIENAFSTLKKRFRQLMYLELHTIHWLNEYIISCCILHNLCIDYGDEEPDDDNDDDEEGAPNAIQWEICTDNHSDETDEDRALHKLGEIKRAKVLAKLLQKDCGT, encoded by the exons ATGGCGGACGGCACGGACGGCTCGGCTACCTCGGCAAAGCGTGCGGCATTGCTTCTGCTACTCGATAGCGACAGCTCCGAGTCAGAAAGCTCAAGTTCCGACACGAGTGATTCGTCGGACAGCGACAGCGACGCTGAAGCTATCGCTTACGAGCGGGAATTCGACAGGATGTTCCGCATTCCCGCGAAGAGGCCCAAAGTCGTCGGTTTTATCGAGGTCGTCGTTCGGCAGTACTCGGACCATGag TTCCGGAGGCACTTTAGGCTGGCTCGACCTGTGGCCGAAAAGTTGATCGCAGGGTTTGCTGCCTCATCAATGTGCCCTTCGAGCACACATGGAGGGGTTCCAGCGAAATCTGCGGAAGCGCATGTCTTGACATTTATCTG GTACGCGGCCAACAAAACCTGCATGCGAGCCGTGGCAAGCCGTTTTGACATGTCAGAAAGCACCGTGTACCGAGTCCTTCAAAGAGTAGCGGAGTTCCTCATGACGCTGGGACCATCGGTGATCAAGTTTCCCGCAGAGCTGGAGAACCTCACTAGGAGCTTTGAGAAG GTGTCTGGAATGCCTGCTGTTATTGGCTGCATAGATGGGTCGTATGTGAAGATACAGTGCCCAGCCAACAAGGTTGCCTCTACATACTGCAATAGGCACCATTACCTTTCGCTAACGCTGCAAGCCGTCTGTGACCACAAGAGGCGCTTCCTTGATGCCTTCACTGGAACCTCCAGTAAAATGCATGATTCTCATGTGTTTAGCTTATCGCCTCTTTCTAAAAAGATAGCTTCAGTATGTCAGGGCCGTTACCATATATTAGGAGACGCAGCATATCCACTGCGGGAGTACCTGCTGACACCATACAGGGATTATGGTGCTATGACGAAGCAGCAAAAAGGCTTTAATTTTAAGTTTTCAGGTACACGAGTTCTCATTGAAAATGCATTCAGCACACTCAAGAAGCGCTTCAGGCAGCTCATGTACCTGGAGTTGCACACTATCCACTGGCTCAATGAGTACATTATAAGCTGCTGCATCCTTCATAACTTGTGCATAGATTACGGTGATGAAGAGccagatgatgataatgatgatgatgaagaaggaGCACCCAATGCTATTCAGTGGGAGATCTGCACTGATAACCACAGTGATGAAACTGATGAGGACCGAGCTTTGCACAAGCTTGGCGAAATTAAGCGTGCAAAGGTCCTGGCAAAGCTCCTGCAAAAAGATTGTGGGACGTAA